A stretch of DNA from Bacillus sp. SM2101:
CTGATCTTCCACAATATGGCGCAAGAAGGTAGTAAAGGCTATCTGGACTTCCTTAAGGATAGTTTACCTATTAAGGATACACAAGTGATATTCCGGTGATTAAAAATTAGAGGTATCAGACGAAAAATATAGTCTTTAGTCGTTAACTATCTAAATAATAAGGAGTTTCATAATAGCTAAGAGTAAATGTTACGTATTTAAAATAAAGTGCGACATAAAAAAGAACCCCAAATTTTCATAATAATATTTAGAATAATGATCTTTCTTTATTGTGTATAGGACCATATAATAGAATAATGTTTTGGTTAATATGTAAAAGGAGTGTGTATATGCATTTATTAGCTATTATTTTTACTTTGCTTGTTGCTATCGAGCACGTATATATCATGATTCTTGAGATGTTTTTTTCTACAAGTAGAGTAGCCCAAAAAACTTTTGGAGTCACAAAAGATGTTCTCGAAATTCCAAAAGTTAAGACCCTATTTGCTAATCAAGGTTTATATAATGGGTTTCTAGCAGCTGGTTTGTTCTGGGGAGTTTTATTTGTTCCAGATTCAAGCAAAATTATGATCCAATTATTTTTCTTAATATGCGTGATAATTGCTTCCGTATTTGGAGCTTTGACAGCAAATAAAGGGATTTTCATCAAACA
This window harbors:
- a CDS encoding DUF1304 domain-containing protein, with translation MHLLAIIFTLLVAIEHVYIMILEMFFSTSRVAQKTFGVTKDVLEIPKVKTLFANQGLYNGFLAAGLFWGVLFVPDSSKIMIQLFFLICVIIASVFGALTANKGIFIK